CTTCCTGTTTGTGCTGTTCCGCCTGATTGCGGATGTATTCCCGCACCGCATCAACGTGCATCGGGCTGACGCTGAATTCGCCGTAACCGCTCTGCCATGCGAAATCCGAATACCTCGGGTCGAGGGTTTTGATCCAACCGGAGGACGCGGTTTTGACCTGCTCAACGAGCTTCGCCGGCGCGTGGTTCTTGGATTGGGCGAAGAGGATGTGGATGTGGTCGCGGACGGAATTGATTTCGATGAGTGGCGAATCGTGATTCTTCAGAATGCCG
The Candidatus Angelobacter sp. genome window above contains:
- the tnpA gene encoding IS200/IS605 family transposase — translated: MSQSLANIVVHLVFSTKGRRQLLRDEERGQLHAYVTGILKNHDSPLIEINSVRDHIHILFAQSKNHAPAKLVEQVKTASSGWIKTLDPRYSDFAWQSGYGEFSVSPMHVDAVREYIRNQAEQHKQEDFQTEYRRFCEKNGKPLDERYAWE